In a genomic window of Amycolatopsis japonica:
- a CDS encoding ABC transporter ATP-binding protein, with translation MTTAPPRPRQASPARETTPAPAGGWIRRLAASCWKHPWLVVLSLGAAIIGVGLQAAGPLLIREALDDAVAGDTSRLGLLATVMAVLQVLTFGNAFARRYVGGRLALDVQHDLRRQVFGAVSRLDGGKQDALRTGQVASRAISDLQLVTSVLMQVPLSAGSVIFALLSLGAMLWMSPTLTLIAMVVAPAIAIIMAVSRKRLFPATWAAQQRAADVAQQVEETVTGVRVVKGFGQEAREVAKLEKTAKKLFAERMRAARLSSLPTATTAALPAAGQVAVLAVGGVLALKGEVSLGTFLAFATYLSILIGPARMISSLVVQAQLTRAGAERVNELIDAQPDVVDSPDARPLPDGPLGVRLEDVSFGYTRSDPVLDGLTLEARPGETLALVGTAGSGKSTISLLLPRFYDVHSGSVQVGDLDVRDVRQHDLRGAIGVVFEEAFLFSSSVRDNIAYGRPDASDEEIRAAARAAEADEFIQRLPDGYDTLVGERGLTLSGGQRQRLGLARALMTDPRVLVLDDATSAIDTVTEAAIHDTLRSVTASRTTLLIAHRRSTLALADRIAVLDKGRVVDVGTEEELLARCPLFRELVAGPGDDVEEPHRCEGLDCGPAGITPALWPEQDKADELAGERKGSGGEWDVDLPPSQELIEGVRKLPPATDVPRLPGTDVTAPEPKFRLGRLLKPVRGPLALVIGLVAADALATIAMPALYQHGIDNGVRAGAEAVIWLAAGIGALVILTDWLVVYLQTKMTARVGETVLYSLRVRSYAHLQRLGLDFYERELSGKIMTRMTTDVDALSTFLQTGVAQAVVSALTLVGIAAALMITDIGLAAYALAVLPILVVATVIFRRASSKAYTEARERVSVVNADMQENVNGLRVAQAYTREERTAEKFASRSDEYRRSRLRAQRLVATYFPFAAMLSGLAEVVVLIVGANRVAAGTLSAGVLVAFLLYLGQFFSPIQQLSSVFDGYQQARVGLTRIGDLLRTPTSVPQAENPVAMPERLRGEVSFKDVDFAYTATDEPALSQLSLEVAPGETVALVGATGAGKSTAVKLVARFYDATGGVVRIDGTDIREYDLAALRTRMGVVPQEAHLFSGTVADNVRYGRPSATDAEVEEAVRSVGALDGVAALPAGFHQPVGERGRSLSAGQRQLVALARAELVDPDVLLLDEATAALDPSTEAAVLRATEQLARRRTTFVVAHRLATAAKADRIVVLDHGRIIEQGTHAELVAAGGHYARLWSLG, from the coding sequence GTGACTACTGCTCCACCTCGTCCGCGTCAAGCCAGTCCGGCTCGTGAGACCACCCCCGCACCCGCCGGAGGCTGGATCCGCCGTCTGGCCGCTTCGTGCTGGAAACATCCGTGGCTCGTCGTGCTCTCGCTGGGTGCGGCGATCATCGGCGTCGGGCTCCAGGCCGCCGGTCCGCTGCTGATCCGCGAGGCGCTGGACGACGCCGTCGCGGGCGACACCTCCCGCCTCGGCCTGCTCGCCACCGTGATGGCGGTGCTGCAGGTGCTGACCTTCGGCAACGCGTTCGCCCGCCGGTACGTCGGCGGGCGGCTGGCCCTCGACGTCCAGCACGACCTGCGCCGCCAGGTGTTCGGCGCGGTCTCGCGGCTCGACGGCGGCAAGCAGGACGCGTTGCGCACCGGGCAGGTCGCCTCGCGCGCGATCTCGGATCTGCAGCTGGTCACTTCGGTCCTGATGCAGGTGCCGCTTTCGGCGGGTTCGGTGATCTTCGCGTTGCTGTCACTCGGCGCGATGCTGTGGATGTCGCCGACACTGACCTTGATCGCGATGGTGGTCGCCCCGGCGATCGCGATCATCATGGCGGTGAGCCGGAAACGGCTCTTCCCCGCGACCTGGGCGGCCCAGCAGCGCGCGGCCGACGTCGCGCAGCAGGTCGAGGAGACCGTCACCGGCGTACGCGTCGTGAAGGGTTTCGGCCAGGAAGCGCGCGAAGTCGCGAAGCTGGAGAAGACGGCGAAGAAGCTCTTCGCGGAACGTATGCGCGCGGCCCGGCTGTCCTCGTTGCCCACGGCCACGACGGCGGCCCTTCCCGCCGCGGGACAGGTCGCGGTGCTGGCGGTCGGCGGCGTCCTGGCGTTGAAGGGCGAGGTCAGCCTCGGCACCTTCCTGGCGTTCGCGACCTATCTGTCCATCCTGATCGGCCCGGCGCGGATGATCTCCAGCCTGGTCGTGCAGGCCCAGCTGACCAGGGCGGGCGCGGAACGGGTCAACGAACTCATCGACGCGCAGCCCGACGTCGTCGACAGCCCGGACGCGCGGCCGCTGCCCGACGGCCCGCTCGGTGTCCGGCTGGAGGACGTCTCCTTCGGCTACACGCGGTCGGATCCCGTGCTCGACGGTCTCACCCTGGAGGCGCGGCCGGGCGAAACACTCGCGCTGGTCGGCACGGCCGGTTCGGGCAAATCGACGATCTCCTTGCTGCTGCCCCGGTTCTACGACGTGCACAGCGGCTCGGTCCAGGTCGGCGACCTCGACGTCCGCGACGTCCGGCAGCACGATCTGCGCGGTGCGATCGGCGTGGTCTTCGAAGAGGCGTTCCTCTTCTCGTCGTCGGTACGCGACAACATCGCCTACGGCAGGCCGGACGCGAGCGACGAAGAGATCCGCGCGGCCGCGCGGGCCGCGGAAGCGGACGAGTTCATCCAGCGTCTCCCCGACGGCTACGACACGCTCGTCGGCGAGCGCGGGCTCACGTTGTCCGGCGGTCAGCGGCAACGGCTCGGCCTCGCCAGGGCGCTGATGACCGATCCGCGCGTGCTGGTCCTCGACGACGCGACCTCCGCCATCGACACGGTCACCGAGGCGGCGATCCACGACACGCTGCGTTCGGTCACCGCGAGCCGGACGACCCTGCTGATCGCGCACCGCCGCTCCACCCTCGCCCTCGCCGACCGGATCGCCGTGCTCGACAAGGGCCGCGTCGTCGACGTCGGCACCGAGGAGGAACTGCTAGCCCGCTGCCCGCTGTTCCGCGAACTCGTCGCGGGTCCGGGTGACGACGTCGAGGAGCCGCATCGCTGCGAGGGTCTCGACTGCGGTCCCGCCGGGATCACCCCCGCGCTGTGGCCGGAGCAGGACAAGGCCGACGAGCTGGCCGGCGAGCGGAAGGGCTCGGGCGGCGAATGGGACGTCGACCTGCCGCCGAGCCAGGAACTCATCGAGGGTGTCCGGAAACTGCCGCCCGCCACGGATGTCCCGCGGTTGCCGGGCACGGATGTCACCGCGCCCGAACCGAAGTTCCGCCTCGGCCGCCTGCTGAAACCGGTGCGCGGCCCGCTCGCCCTGGTGATCGGGCTGGTCGCGGCGGACGCGCTGGCCACCATCGCGATGCCCGCGCTGTATCAGCACGGCATCGACAACGGGGTGCGCGCCGGCGCGGAGGCGGTGATCTGGCTGGCCGCCGGGATCGGCGCGCTGGTGATCCTCACCGACTGGCTGGTGGTGTACCTCCAGACGAAGATGACGGCGCGGGTCGGCGAGACGGTGCTGTATTCGCTGCGCGTGCGCAGTTACGCCCATCTGCAACGGCTCGGGCTCGACTTCTACGAACGCGAGCTGTCCGGGAAGATCATGACCCGGATGACCACCGACGTCGACGCGCTCTCGACCTTCCTGCAGACCGGTGTCGCGCAGGCGGTGGTGAGCGCGCTGACGCTGGTCGGGATCGCGGCGGCGTTGATGATCACCGACATCGGCTTGGCCGCGTACGCGCTCGCGGTGCTGCCGATCCTCGTCGTGGCGACCGTGATCTTCCGACGAGCGTCGTCCAAGGCGTACACCGAAGCCCGGGAACGGGTCAGTGTCGTCAACGCGGACATGCAGGAGAACGTGAACGGGCTGCGGGTCGCGCAGGCGTACACGCGCGAGGAGCGCACGGCTGAGAAGTTCGCGTCCCGAAGCGACGAATACCGGCGTTCGCGACTTCGCGCCCAGCGTCTCGTCGCGACGTACTTCCCTTTCGCGGCAATGCTTTCCGGACTGGCCGAGGTCGTCGTGCTGATCGTCGGCGCGAACCGGGTGGCGGCGGGTACGTTGTCGGCCGGTGTGCTGGTGGCGTTCCTGTTGTACCTGGGGCAGTTCTTCTCACCGATCCAGCAACTGTCCTCGGTGTTCGACGGCTACCAGCAGGCGCGGGTCGGCCTGACGCGGATCGGCGATCTCCTGCGCACACCGACTTCCGTTCCGCAGGCGGAAAACCCGGTCGCCATGCCGGAGCGCCTGCGCGGCGAGGTCTCCTTCAAGGACGTCGATTTCGCTTACACCGCAACGGACGAACCTGCCCTTTCACAGCTCTCACTCGAAGTCGCGCCCGGCGAGACCGTCGCACTGGTCGGCGCGACGGGCGCCGGGAAGTCGACGGCGGTGAAGCTCGTCGCGCGCTTCTACGACGCGACAGGCGGCGTGGTGCGAATCGACGGGACCGACATCCGCGAGTACGACCTCGCCGCCCTGCGCACGCGAATGGGCGTGGTACCGCAGGAAGCGCATCTGTTCTCGGGAACCGTCGCGGACAATGTGCGCTACGGCAGGCCTTCCGCGACGGACGCGGAGGTCGAGGAAGCGGTCCGGTCCGTCGGCGCGCTCGACGGTGTCGCCGCGCTCCCGGCCGGTTTCCACCAGCCCGTCGGTGAACGCGGACGGTCCCTTTCGGCCGGGCAACGGCAACTCGTCGCCCTCGCCCGCGCCGAACTCGTGGACCCGGACGTCCTCCTGCTCGACGAGGCGACCGCGGCACTCGACCCGTCCACCGAAGCCGCCGTCCTGCGCGCGACCGAACAACTCGCGCGCCGCCGCACGACGTTCGTGGTCGCGCACCGTCTCGCCACCGCCGCCAAGGCGGACCGGATCGTGGTGCTGGACCACGGCCGGATCATCGAACAGGGCACGCACGCGGAACTCGTCGCCGCGGGCGGCCATTACGCCCGCCTTTGGTCCCTCGGCTGA
- a CDS encoding ABC-2 transporter permease: MGNLIKAEFRKTLTLKAWWALMIPAVVFAFAFALFWGMVTNDFSDFLGRSDTRELTEALGISTGELPVGLLALGHGINIGTMIPIIFGVFALAGEYTKKTITTTFLTAPNRVSALSAKMITYIAWGAIYGVIIVGAASLGTVITVDSQRLPTAGQWLGVLGAGVLATILATLFGIGVGAVWRSVVGSIITLTIWMLVVENVLVFVMFGAADITWLGGVLPNGTVNGIVGAIGAEAFGAAGVKVPGLQDETAWALQYAAGAPGAFSWWASALIFFGWTMIFFLAGWAVNQKKDIT; encoded by the coding sequence ATGGGCAACCTGATCAAGGCGGAGTTCCGCAAGACGCTCACGCTCAAGGCGTGGTGGGCGCTGATGATCCCCGCGGTGGTCTTCGCTTTCGCGTTCGCCCTGTTCTGGGGCATGGTCACCAACGACTTCAGCGACTTCCTCGGCCGCTCGGACACCCGTGAGCTGACCGAGGCGCTCGGCATCTCGACCGGTGAGCTGCCGGTCGGTCTGCTCGCGCTCGGGCACGGCATCAACATCGGCACGATGATCCCGATCATCTTCGGCGTCTTCGCCCTCGCCGGCGAGTACACGAAGAAGACGATCACGACGACGTTCCTCACCGCCCCGAACCGGGTTTCGGCGTTGAGCGCGAAGATGATCACCTACATCGCCTGGGGCGCGATCTACGGCGTGATCATCGTGGGCGCGGCGAGCCTCGGCACCGTGATCACGGTCGACAGCCAGCGCCTGCCGACGGCGGGCCAGTGGCTGGGCGTGCTGGGCGCGGGTGTCCTCGCGACGATCCTGGCGACCCTGTTCGGTATCGGGGTCGGCGCGGTCTGGCGCAGCGTGGTCGGCAGCATCATCACGCTGACCATCTGGATGCTGGTGGTCGAGAACGTGCTGGTGTTCGTCATGTTCGGTGCCGCGGACATCACCTGGCTGGGCGGCGTCCTGCCGAACGGCACGGTCAACGGCATCGTGGGCGCCATCGGCGCGGAGGCGTTCGGCGCCGCCGGCGTGAAGGTGCCCGGCCTGCAGGACGAGACGGCGTGGGCGCTGCAGTACGCGGCCGGTGCCCCGGGCGCGTTCTCGTGGTGGGCCTCGGCGCTCATCTTCTTCGGCTGGACGATGATCTTCTTCCTCGCCGGCTGGGCCGTGAACCAGAAGAAGGACATCACGTAA
- a CDS encoding ABC transporter ATP-binding protein — MHDGSGRIAVQNLSKQFGAVNAVQNLSFTVEPGSVTGFLGPNGAGKTTTLRMLLGLVTPTNGTATINGRPHDQLGNPARVVGSVLENEGFHPGRTARNHLRVYSAAIGMPDQRVDEVLGLVGLSSAADRKAGGFSLGMRQRLALATALLGNPQVLVLDEPTNGLDPEGILWLRNFLRAYAREGRTVLVSSHLLNEVEQTIDQVVIISQGMTRYNGSLDQLRKSNQSRVLVQSADASGLVSALQEAGITQVAPMPDGRVAVSGATVQQIGDVSAKASIAVYGMQEETADLERMFFQLTQGQYAAPQPGFQQGPPPGYQGPPPGYQGPPPGYQGPPPGYAPQNTPPPGFAPPQQFQQQGQPPQQPQYQQAPPQQQAQQQGQNEGWGGQG, encoded by the coding sequence ATGCACGACGGCAGTGGCCGCATCGCGGTGCAGAACCTGAGCAAGCAGTTCGGTGCGGTCAACGCGGTCCAGAATCTGAGCTTCACGGTGGAGCCCGGTTCGGTGACCGGCTTCCTGGGGCCCAACGGGGCCGGGAAGACGACGACGCTGAGGATGCTGCTCGGGCTGGTGACGCCCACGAACGGCACGGCGACCATCAACGGGCGCCCGCACGACCAGCTGGGGAATCCGGCACGGGTCGTCGGTTCGGTGCTGGAGAACGAGGGTTTCCACCCGGGTCGCACGGCGCGGAATCACCTGCGCGTGTACTCGGCGGCGATCGGGATGCCGGATCAGCGGGTGGACGAGGTCCTGGGGCTGGTGGGTCTTTCGTCGGCGGCGGACCGCAAGGCGGGCGGGTTCTCGCTCGGTATGCGGCAGCGGCTGGCGCTGGCGACGGCGTTGCTGGGGAATCCGCAGGTGCTGGTGCTGGACGAGCCGACGAACGGGCTCGACCCCGAAGGCATCCTGTGGCTTCGGAACTTCCTGCGCGCGTACGCGCGTGAGGGGCGCACGGTGCTGGTCTCGAGCCACCTTCTGAACGAGGTGGAGCAGACGATCGACCAGGTCGTGATCATCAGCCAGGGCATGACGCGCTACAACGGCTCGCTGGACCAGTTGCGCAAGAGCAACCAGTCCCGGGTGCTGGTGCAGTCCGCCGACGCGAGCGGTCTCGTCTCCGCGTTGCAGGAGGCGGGGATCACGCAGGTCGCGCCGATGCCCGACGGCCGGGTCGCGGTCTCCGGCGCGACGGTGCAGCAGATCGGTGACGTCTCCGCGAAGGCGAGCATCGCGGTCTACGGCATGCAGGAGGAGACGGCGGATCTTGAGCGCATGTTCTTCCAGCTGACGCAGGGCCAGTACGCGGCGCCGCAGCCCGGTTTCCAGCAGGGCCCGCCGCCGGGCTACCAGGGTCCGCCTCCGGGCTATCAGGGCCCGCCGCCCGGTTATCAGGGGCCGCCGCCCGGCTACGCGCCGCAGAACACGCCGCCGCCCGGTTTCGCGCCGCCGCAGCAGTTCCAACAGCAGGGTCAGCCGCCGCAGCAACCGCAGTACCAGCAGGCGCCGCCTCAGCAGCAGGCGCAGCAGCAGGGCCAGAACGAGGGCTGGGGAGGCCAGGGCTGA
- a CDS encoding YbaB/EbfC family nucleoid-associated protein: MDIDPVRKIREFAELLARSKAALVQAEGELAGRHYTASARGGLVRAEVDHRARLVGIHIDRAAVARSRSGELGAYIVEAVGQAREEARAEYRRLARVGVR, translated from the coding sequence GTGGACATAGATCCGGTACGGAAGATCAGAGAGTTCGCGGAACTGCTCGCGAGGAGCAAGGCCGCGCTTGTGCAGGCCGAGGGGGAGCTGGCGGGGCGGCACTACACCGCGTCGGCACGTGGGGGACTTGTGCGGGCGGAGGTGGATCATCGGGCGCGGCTCGTCGGGATCCACATCGACCGGGCCGCGGTGGCACGCAGCCGCAGTGGAGAACTCGGCGCGTACATCGTCGAGGCGGTCGGTCAGGCGCGTGAAGAGGCCCGCGCCGAATATCGGCGGCTGGCCCGGGTGGGCGTCCGATGA
- a CDS encoding WXG100 family type VII secretion target, translating into MTEPAPYPEGDAATVQDAADFLSTVCGPAVATGVRVILDEIRKLLGDRTIPSSRATQWGEAQKTPSTVADGLNTKLGSLDAYWQGGAFDAFKTHTDRVVQECDLTAAKLGEVGSLLAQTIAFVHETWGMAIGFITKAAAGCASLFDPTEVLGAINDLATSYADLIENALSTMGEFASNVKAVEISALSFPAPGTLPSEVSNPDKWVLEPAPEHPPEDKKLPAEAGMAESPGGVTTPDEPDTAEAEPA; encoded by the coding sequence ATGACTGAACCCGCGCCGTACCCGGAAGGAGACGCGGCGACAGTGCAGGACGCCGCGGATTTCTTGAGCACTGTCTGCGGTCCCGCCGTCGCCACCGGGGTGAGGGTGATTCTCGACGAGATCCGCAAGCTTCTCGGCGACCGCACGATCCCCTCGTCGCGCGCCACCCAATGGGGCGAAGCGCAGAAGACACCGAGCACGGTTGCCGACGGGCTGAACACGAAACTCGGTTCGCTGGACGCGTATTGGCAGGGAGGCGCGTTCGACGCGTTCAAGACCCACACCGATCGGGTCGTCCAGGAGTGCGACCTGACGGCCGCGAAACTGGGGGAGGTGGGCTCCCTGCTCGCCCAAACGATCGCCTTCGTGCATGAGACGTGGGGGATGGCCATCGGGTTCATCACGAAGGCGGCCGCAGGCTGTGCCAGTCTTTTCGACCCGACCGAGGTGCTCGGCGCGATCAACGACCTGGCCACCAGCTACGCCGATCTCATCGAGAACGCCCTCTCGACGATGGGCGAGTTCGCGTCCAACGTCAAGGCCGTCGAGATCTCCGCGCTCAGCTTCCCGGCGCCGGGAACACTGCCGTCCGAAGTGAGCAACCCGGACAAGTGGGTCCTCGAACCGGCGCCGGAACACCCGCCGGAGGACAAGAAGCTGCCTGCCGAAGCCGGGATGGCCGAATCGCCAGGCGGCGTCACCACCCCCGACGAACCGGACACGGCGGAAGCGGAACCCGCCTGA
- a CDS encoding AfsR/SARP family transcriptional regulator → MEFEVLGPIRIRSVTVTGRLQKVLLGTLLANANRDVPASTLVDVLWPGKTDDSASKLYLHVHKLRRLLGEPDRLASGEGGYHLRVLPGELDAQRFESLVDEAVASDPRRCAELSREALALWRGEPYDGLDSPELAERARRLTERRLAAIETLCQAELADGGPSSLVDELTELIRRHPFRERLHELLMIALYRAGRRTTALGVYRAARRLFVEELGIEPGPELREAERRILAGLPIEPAGSTAPAVVPSELPRTVRNFVGRAAELSELDDQLALSGRDSAPVCVVVGTAGVGKTATVVRWGNRVRPRFPDGQLYVDLRGYGPEQPPSAANVLEGFLQALGVEGPAIPRDLPARAARFRALAARRRLLVVLDNARTCEQVRPLLPMSSSCHVVVTSRDSLAGLVARDGANRIVLRRLPSSDARELFRGLAGERTDDADAIDKVVRQCVRLPLALRVAAEIFRARDNISVADLAAELADEHRRLDLMDADGDAHTAIRSVFSRSFHHLPPSSARLFVLWGLHPGHDLTASAFAALSGEDLRATRKALDALTRSHLVEEGFAGRYRTHDLLRAYARELADEVEPASREAGMRRLFVWFLRTVIAARAFVDPKARVIDLSGVEETRTEAPFHTRDDALAWFASERANLVTLVRTAAEQGADHICCLLAAALMRLFYLTKHWDDWLVTHEIAVAAARRSGRRVDEAYLLLGLGNAHDDVGGFEKAIEYFRTTAEVFHELGNRHGQAWTLNNLGVTQDSMGRFAEAAKSYTAALEMFQADRDLHGEGIALNNLGDLRRQQGLFDDSLRHLRNAVALQRSSGDRTSLRFTLRTLGDLYRDKGLREQASEEYRDALAITRELDDRWGSARLLVQLADLSVADGRETEARDHLHEALGLCTATGDPIAEKIRARLGA, encoded by the coding sequence ATGGAATTCGAGGTACTGGGGCCGATCCGCATCCGATCCGTCACCGTCACCGGACGTCTGCAGAAGGTCCTTCTGGGGACGCTGCTGGCGAACGCCAACCGCGACGTCCCGGCGAGCACGCTCGTTGACGTCTTGTGGCCGGGGAAAACCGACGATTCCGCGTCGAAGCTGTATCTGCACGTCCACAAGCTGAGGCGGCTGCTCGGCGAACCGGATCGGCTGGCGAGCGGGGAGGGTGGCTACCACCTGCGGGTGCTGCCGGGGGAACTCGACGCCCAGCGGTTCGAGTCTCTCGTGGACGAAGCCGTCGCGAGCGATCCGCGGCGGTGCGCCGAACTTTCGCGTGAGGCGCTCGCCTTGTGGCGCGGTGAGCCGTACGACGGGCTCGACTCGCCGGAGCTGGCCGAGCGGGCGCGGCGGCTCACCGAGCGCCGGCTGGCCGCCATCGAAACGCTGTGCCAGGCCGAACTCGCCGACGGCGGGCCTTCGTCCCTGGTGGACGAGCTGACCGAACTGATCCGCCGTCACCCGTTCCGGGAACGCCTGCACGAACTGCTGATGATCGCGCTCTACCGCGCGGGGCGGCGCACGACGGCCTTGGGCGTCTACCGCGCGGCACGACGGCTGTTCGTCGAAGAACTCGGGATCGAGCCGGGTCCGGAGCTTCGCGAAGCCGAAAGGCGAATCCTCGCCGGGTTACCGATCGAGCCGGCGGGCTCGACGGCACCGGCGGTCGTGCCGTCGGAACTGCCCCGCACCGTACGGAACTTCGTCGGCAGGGCGGCGGAGCTGTCCGAATTGGACGATCAGCTCGCCCTGTCCGGCCGGGATTCGGCACCGGTGTGCGTCGTGGTGGGCACCGCTGGCGTCGGCAAGACCGCGACGGTGGTCCGCTGGGGCAACCGCGTCCGCCCCCGCTTCCCCGACGGCCAGCTGTACGTCGACCTCCGGGGTTACGGGCCGGAGCAGCCGCCCTCGGCCGCGAACGTGCTCGAAGGATTCCTCCAGGCACTCGGTGTAGAAGGACCGGCGATCCCCCGCGACCTCCCGGCGCGGGCGGCGCGGTTCCGGGCGCTGGCCGCCCGCCGCCGTCTGCTCGTCGTACTCGACAACGCGCGGACCTGTGAGCAGGTCCGGCCTCTGCTGCCGATGAGTTCCTCCTGCCACGTCGTCGTGACGAGCCGGGATTCACTCGCCGGGCTGGTGGCCCGTGACGGCGCGAACAGGATCGTCCTGCGACGGCTACCGTCTTCCGACGCGCGGGAATTGTTCCGTGGCCTCGCGGGCGAACGGACGGACGACGCCGACGCGATCGACAAGGTGGTGCGGCAGTGCGTCCGGCTGCCGCTCGCCCTGCGGGTCGCCGCGGAGATCTTCCGCGCCCGCGACAACATCAGCGTCGCCGACCTCGCCGCCGAACTGGCGGACGAGCACCGGCGCCTCGACCTGATGGACGCCGACGGCGACGCCCACACCGCGATCCGCTCGGTGTTCTCCCGGTCCTTCCATCACCTGCCACCGTCCTCCGCGCGGCTCTTCGTCCTGTGGGGCCTCCATCCCGGGCACGACCTCACGGCGTCTGCGTTCGCCGCGCTCTCCGGCGAAGACCTGCGTGCCACTCGAAAGGCTCTCGACGCGCTCACCCGATCGCACCTCGTCGAGGAGGGCTTCGCCGGGCGCTACCGGACACACGACCTGCTCCGCGCCTACGCACGGGAACTCGCGGACGAGGTCGAGCCCGCCTCCCGTGAGGCGGGCATGCGACGGCTGTTCGTGTGGTTCCTGCGCACGGTGATCGCGGCCCGCGCGTTCGTCGACCCGAAGGCCCGGGTGATCGACTTGAGCGGGGTGGAGGAGACGCGAACCGAAGCACCGTTCCACACCCGCGACGACGCGCTCGCCTGGTTCGCCTCCGAGCGCGCGAACCTGGTGACCCTGGTGCGGACCGCGGCGGAACAGGGCGCCGACCACATCTGCTGCCTGCTGGCCGCCGCGCTGATGCGGTTGTTCTACCTGACCAAACACTGGGACGACTGGCTGGTCACCCACGAGATCGCGGTGGCCGCGGCCCGGCGGTCGGGAAGACGCGTCGACGAGGCCTACCTGCTGCTCGGCCTCGGGAACGCACACGACGACGTCGGCGGCTTCGAGAAGGCGATCGAGTACTTCCGCACCACGGCGGAGGTGTTCCACGAGCTCGGCAACCGCCACGGGCAGGCGTGGACGTTGAACAACCTCGGCGTGACACAGGACAGCATGGGCCGCTTCGCCGAAGCGGCGAAAAGTTACACGGCCGCGCTGGAGATGTTCCAGGCGGACCGCGACCTCCACGGCGAGGGCATCGCGCTGAACAATCTCGGCGATCTTCGCCGTCAGCAGGGCCTCTTCGACGACTCCCTGCGTCACCTGCGGAACGCCGTCGCACTGCAGCGGAGCAGCGGCGATCGCACGTCGCTGCGGTTCACCCTGCGCACGCTCGGCGATCTGTACCGGGACAAGGGACTGCGGGAGCAGGCGAGCGAGGAGTACCGGGACGCGCTCGCGATCACGCGCGAACTGGACGACCGGTGGGGCTCCGCGCGGCTGCTCGTCCAGCTCGCCGACCTGTCGGTGGCGGACGGACGTGAAACCGAGGCTCGGGACCATCTCCACGAGGCACTCGGGCTGTGCACGGCCACCGGCGACCCGATCGCCGAGAAGATCCGGGCCCGCCTCGGCGCGTGA
- the ald gene encoding alanine dehydrogenase → MRIAVPREIKKHEYRVALTPAGVHELTGRGHDVFVETGAGVGSSISDDEYVAAGAKILATAEETWSEGELVLKVKEPIAEEYPRLRADQVLFTYLHIAADRPLTDALLAAGTTAIAYETVQTPNRALPLLAPMSEVAGRLAPQVGAFSLMKPSGGRGVLPGGIPGVHPARVVVIGGGVAGLNAARVALGLGSDVEILDTNVDRLRQIDNDFGGRIRTVTSNALSVEQSVLEADMVIGAVLVPGAKAPKLVSNDLVSRMRPGSVLVDIAIDQGGCFADSRPTTHDEPTYKVHESVFYCVANMPGAVPRTSTYGLTNVTLPYAVQLADHGWQKALQADASLAKGLNTHAGALTNAPVAAAHDLPATELAAVLA, encoded by the coding sequence GTGCGTATCGCCGTCCCCCGTGAGATCAAGAAGCATGAATACCGGGTGGCGCTCACCCCGGCGGGCGTGCACGAACTGACCGGGCGCGGCCACGACGTCTTCGTCGAGACCGGCGCGGGCGTCGGCTCGTCCATCTCCGACGACGAGTACGTCGCCGCGGGCGCGAAGATCCTCGCCACCGCCGAGGAGACCTGGTCCGAGGGCGAACTCGTGCTCAAGGTCAAGGAGCCGATCGCCGAGGAGTACCCGCGGCTGCGCGCCGACCAGGTGCTGTTCACCTACCTGCACATCGCCGCGGACCGGCCGCTGACCGACGCGCTGCTGGCCGCGGGCACCACCGCGATCGCCTACGAGACGGTGCAGACCCCGAACCGCGCGCTGCCGCTGCTCGCGCCGATGTCCGAGGTCGCCGGACGGCTGGCGCCGCAGGTGGGCGCGTTCTCCCTGATGAAGCCGAGCGGTGGCCGCGGCGTGCTTCCCGGCGGCATCCCCGGCGTCCACCCGGCGCGCGTGGTCGTGATCGGCGGCGGTGTCGCCGGCCTCAACGCGGCGCGGGTCGCCCTCGGCCTCGGCTCGGACGTCGAGATCCTCGACACCAACGTCGACCGCCTCCGCCAGATCGACAACGACTTCGGCGGCCGCATCCGCACGGTGACCTCGAACGCGCTTTCGGTCGAGCAGTCCGTGCTGGAGGCCGACATGGTCATCGGCGCGGTGCTCGTGCCCGGCGCGAAGGCCCCGAAGCTGGTCTCGAACGACCTCGTGTCGCGGATGCGTCCCGGCAGCGTGCTGGTGGACATCGCGATCGACCAGGGCGGCTGCTTCGCCGACTCGCGGCCGACCACGCACGACGAGCCGACCTACAAGGTCCACGAGTCGGTCTTCTACTGCGTCGCGAACATGCCGGGCGCGGTGCCCCGCACCTCGACCTACGGCCTGACCAACGTGACGCTGCCGTACGCCGTCCAGCTGGCGGACCACGGCTGGCAGAAGGCGCTGCAGGCCGACGCTTCGCTCGCGAAGGGCCTCAACACGCACGCGGGCGCGCTGACCAACGCCCCGGTCGCGGCCGCGCACGACCTGCCCGCCACGGAGCTGGCCGCCGTCCTGGCCTGA